The following proteins come from a genomic window of Palaemon carinicauda isolate YSFRI2023 chromosome 12, ASM3689809v2, whole genome shotgun sequence:
- the LOC137651223 gene encoding (3R)-3-hydroxyacyl-CoA dehydrogenase, which translates to MSPQLFAGKVALVTGGGSGIGRAVCRTLARDGARVVAADMNLKGAQETINMLINPSNHLAVNMNVSERASVSSGFRTAVEELKAPPSLLVNAAGITKDNFLLKLDEQAFMDVLDVNVKGPFLLTQVMATTLLEKEINGGAVVNISSIVAKSGNMGQASYSASKSALHALTKTSAKELARQGIRVNCVLPGFINTPMIATVPDKVKNMVLQLTTLGRLGEPEEIAEVVAFLLSDKSSYITGSCIEVTGGFNM; encoded by the exons GTGGTGGAAGTGGAATCGGTAGAGCTGTGTGTCGTACATTAGCAAGAGATGGCGCTAGAGTTGTTGCTGCTGACATGAACTTGAAGGGAGCACAAGAAACAATCAATATGTTAATAA ATCCGAGCAATCATCTAGCAGTGAACATGAATGTATCCGAAAGAGCCTCTGTTTCATCAGGTTTCAGGACAGCAGTGGAAGAGTTAAAAGCTCCCCCAAGTCTCCTGGTTAATGCTGCTGGAATTACTAAAGACAACTTCCTCCTAAAGTTAGATGAGCAGGCATTCATGGATGTCTTAGATGTAAATGTTAAG GGACCATTTTTGCTTACTCAAGTAATGGCAACAACACTTCTTGAAAAAGAGATTAATGGTGGCGCTGTTGTAAATATTTCGAGCATTGTAGCCAAgtcaggaaatatgggacaagCCAGTTACTCGGCAAGTAAATCTGCTCTGCATGCATTAACAAAAACTTCTGCAAAAGAATTAGCAAG GCAGGGAATCAGAGTAAACTGTGTCCTTCCTGGATTCATAAACACCCCAATGATTGCTACAGTTCCTGATAAAGTGAAAAATATGGTTTTACAGCTAACAACTCTAGGAAGATTAGGGGAGCCAGAAG AAATAGCAGAAGTGGTGGCCTTTTTGCTGTCCGACAAAAGTAGCTACATAACAGGTTCCTGCATTGAAGTGACAGGAGGCTTCAACATGTGA